The Brevinematales bacterium genome contains a region encoding:
- a CDS encoding site-specific DNA-methyltransferase, translated as MADLEFLVLELQGLTDEYTIDFINKVVKFKGNEEFVRLRVAHLEKVKGEVTLYADLVNKFNDTNAYALHNLCPYEGKFYPRLARLVRTLINVFKLDHNSLLLDSFNGSGTTTHEASLMGIKSVGIDITPMGTILSELKWAVGYVIERLPEGMTRLVLPFFWGGSIEIAGAKELGIKAIGFEIFDVLVNYWKVQIENPEKLYQEFIVSKFTKEVYNRVKQELRGHWKGEIKLPPITLSAFYYFNHNLSYGPGFLGWMSSVYANEKIYHGLLERVKNFNVKNIKIEKAILIQ; from the coding sequence TTGGCTGATTTAGAATTCTTGGTTTTAGAATTACAAGGGCTAACCGATGAATATACAATTGATTTTATAAATAAGGTAGTTAAGTTCAAGGGTAATGAAGAATTTGTAAGATTAAGAGTTGCACATCTTGAAAAGGTTAAAGGAGAAGTAACTCTTTATGCTGATTTAGTAAATAAGTTTAATGATACTAATGCTTACGCTCTTCATAATCTTTGCCCATATGAAGGAAAGTTTTATCCAAGATTAGCAAGATTAGTGAGAACCTTAATTAATGTTTTTAAATTGGATCATAACTCGCTTCTTCTTGATTCTTTTAATGGTTCTGGTACTACTACACATGAGGCTTCTCTTATGGGAATTAAAAGCGTTGGTATAGATATTACCCCTATGGGAACTATTTTGTCTGAATTAAAATGGGCTGTGGGGTATGTGATAGAGAGATTACCAGAAGGTATGACTAGATTGGTCTTGCCGTTTTTTTGGGGAGGTTCAATTGAAATAGCAGGGGCAAAAGAATTAGGGATTAAGGCAATAGGTTTTGAAATATTTGATGTTCTTGTGAATTATTGGAAAGTTCAAATTGAAAATCCAGAGAAGCTGTATCAAGAATTCATAGTGTCAAAATTCACAAAAGAGGTTTATAACAGGGTTAAACAGGAATTAAGGGGACATTGGAAAGGTGAAATAAAACTACCCCCCATAACATTATCCGCTTTTTATTATTTCAATCATAACCTTTCATACGGCCCTGGATTTTTAGGCTGGATGTCAAGCGTGTATGCCAATGAAAAAATATATCACGGCCTCTTAGAAAGAGTCAAGAATTTCAATGTCAAAAATATTAAAATTGAAAAGGCCATTCTTATTCAGTAA